From the Plodia interpunctella isolate USDA-ARS_2022_Savannah chromosome 5, ilPloInte3.2, whole genome shotgun sequence genome, one window contains:
- the dare gene encoding NADPH:adrenodoxin oxidoreductase, mitochondrial, with amino-acid sequence MSFKLYKLLCRTFTTSTRVPQVCIVGAGPAGFYAAMHLTKNLPQVKIDIIEKLPVPFGLIRYGVAPDHPEVKNVINQFTKVAQQPNVNFYGNITLGNDVKISQLRQYYDAVLLTYGAEEDRILGIENEDAKNVIAARSFVGWYNGLPSDKDLKIDLSGHTAAILGQGNVALDVARILLSSIEELKKTDITEYALNTLAESKVKELYLIGRRGPLQVAFTIKELREQIKLKNCKTIWREQDFVGVENAITNLQRPRKRLTELMVKSFKESQTQSNVGFDKYFKPIFFRSPRKFIVNEKKELTGIELTCNELQGETLEEKKSVPTDKIELLRCSLVFRSIGYRSVKADDELKFDSNGLVTNNRGIVENNTEDLAKMYVAGWLGTGPVGVILHTMGNAFQVAKVIVEDLKKDNNPHLKGGFEEVKKIILQNNYHVVDWKGWEKIDKYEIEQGKLKGKPREKVCSIEKMLEIAV; translated from the exons atgagttttaaattatataaactattatGTAGAACTTTTACTACAAGCACCAGAGTTCCTCAAGTTTGCATTGTGGGAGCAGGTCCCGCTGGATTTTACGCGGCTATGCATTTGACAAAAAACCTTCCCCAAGTAAAGATTGATATCATTGAAAAATTACCTGTCCCATTTGGATTGATAAg gtATGGAGTAGCTCCAGATCATCCCgaagtaaaaaatgttatcaacCAGTTCACAAAAGTGGCTCAGCAGCCAAATGTCAATTTCTATGGGAATATAACATTAGGGAATGATGTCAAAATAAGTCAATTGCGACAATATTATGATGCAGTATTATTG ACATATGGTGCTGAAGAAGATCGTATACTAGGTATTGAAAATGAAGATGCTAAAAATGTGATTGCTGCTCGTAGTTTTGTTGGATGGTATAATGGACTCCCTAGTGATAAAGACTTAAAG aTTGATTTATCAGGACACACTGCTGCAATACTTGGACAAGGTAATGTGGCACTTGATGTTGCAAGAATACTACTATCTTCTATTGAAGAATTAAAGAAGACAGATATCACAGAATATGCTCTTAACACTTTAGCTGAATCAAAAGTGAAAGAACTATACTTAATTGGAAGAAGAGGGCCCCTACAAGTGGCTTTTACCATTAAAGAATTGAGAGAGCAGATCAAACTTAAGAATTGTAAGACAATTTGGAGAGAACAAGATTTTGTTGGTGTAGAAAATGCTATTACTAATTTACAAAGGCCAAGAAAAAGATTGACTGAATTGATGGTGAAATCTTTTAAAGAGAGTCAAACACAAAGTAATGTtggttttgataaatattttaaaccaatatttttcagaAGTCCTCGAAAATTTAtagtgaatgaaaaaaaagaattaacaGGCATTGAATTAACCTGCAATGAGTTGCAAGGAGAAACATTAGAAGAAAAGAAATCAGTGCCCACTGACAAAATTGAACTCTTGCGATGTAGTTTAGTCTTTAGAAGTATAGGATATAGAAGTGTCAAAGCTGATGATGAGTTGAAATTTGATTCAAATGGACTTGTAACAAATAATAGAGGTATAGTAGAAAACAACACAGAGGACTTAGCAAAGATGTATGTTGCTGGATGGTTGGGTACAGGTCCAGTGGGAGTCATATTACATACTATGGGCAATGCATTCCAAGTAGCCAAAGTTATAGtagaagatttaaaaaaagataacaaCCCACATTTAAAAGGAGGATTtgaagaagtaaaaaaaataatattacaaaacaattatCATGTAGTGGATTGGAAAGGGTGggagaaaattgataaatatgaaattgagCAGGGTAAACTAAAAGGTAAACCTCGTGAAAAAGTTTGTTCAATAGAAAAGATGCTAGAAATAGCTGTTTAA